From the Musa acuminata AAA Group cultivar baxijiao chromosome BXJ3-7, Cavendish_Baxijiao_AAA, whole genome shotgun sequence genome, one window contains:
- the LOC135642316 gene encoding uncharacterized protein ycf23-like yields MAHGAATGVLPMPLCPRAKQSASGQLHGRADPVLHLRQASRAGRRQLKRWPSFTTRASASTVKESVLRDFRQRRALKIISGLQNFDKDKVASVVIAAEKGGATHVDIACDQELVKLALGLTSLPICVSSVDPLAFPPAVEAGAQMVEIGNYDSFYEMGIQFSSEQILKLARDARRILPSVTLSVTVPHMLNLPDQVKLAELLEQEGADIIQTEGGKYSSPSKPGVLGLIEKATPTLAAAYSISRAVKIPVMCSSGLSAVTAPMALTAGAAGVGVGSAVNKLNDVVAMIAEVKSIAESLGLLSRCASEELSSARQ; encoded by the exons ATGGCGCATGGAGCAGCGACGGGAGTCCTTCCGATGCCATTGTGCCCTAGAGCCAAACAAAGCGCCTCTGGTCAGCTCCATGGCCGCGCTGACCCCGTCCTCCATCTGCGGCAGGCATCACGCGCTGGCCGACGCCAACTAAAACGTTGGCCTTCGTTCACCACGAGAGCCTCGGCTTCGACAGTGAAGGAGTCCGTCCTCAGAGACTTCCGCCAGAGGAGAGCTCTGAAG ATCATCTCAGGACTCCAAAACTTCGACAAAGACAAGGTGGCCTCCGTGGTTATAGCTGCAGAGAAG GGGGGTGCTACGCATGTTGATATAGCCTGTGACCAGGAATTGGTGAAGCTTGCTTTGGGCTTGACCTCTCTTCCG ATCTGTGTCTCCTCAGTAGATCCTCTAGCGTTTCCTCCTGCAGTGGAAGCAGGCGCCCAAATG GTCGAAATTGGTAATTATGATTCGTTTTATGAGATGGGTATTCAGTTCTCCTCCGAGCAG ATTCTAAAGCTAGCAAGGGATGCAAGAAGAATTCTTCCATCTGTTACACTATCTGTAACTGTGCCTCATATGCTAAATCTCCCTGATCAG GTGAAGCTAGCTGAGTTACTGGAACAGGAAGGTGCTGATATAATTCAAACCGAAGGAGGGAAATACTCTAGTCCATCGAAACCTGGTGTCCTTGGTCTGATCGAGAAG GCAACACCAACACTAGCGGCTGCATATTCCATTTCTCGAGCAGTCAAAATTCCAGTTATGTGCTCATCTGGATTAAGTGCTGTTACAGCACCGATGGCCTTAACAGCAGGAGCAGCAGGAGTG GGTGTGGGTTCAGCTGTGAACAAGCTCAATGATGTGGTTGCGATGATCGCAGAAGTCAAAAGTATTGCTGAGTCACTAGGCCTACTCTCCAGATGTGCATCCGAGGAACTGAGCTCGGCTCGGCAATAG
- the LOC103992814 gene encoding large ribosomal subunit protein eL20z: MSSGEGKSRGAMADPSSHHPQQAQPQPQPQPQPLQFQSPYGTFGVPDYSQPAIGFPQPVAPPGVGVGVGVAPSAPAYPPYSAAPQYYAHGYQVVPGYAGVAEGRPLRLRRLPCCGLGLGWFLFITGFFLAAVPWYIGAFFLLFVRVDYREKPGFVACTIAAVVFAIAVILGLTKETDAW, translated from the exons ATGAGCTCCGGAGAAGGGAAGAGCCGAGGAGCCATGGCCGATCCTTCGTCCCACCACCCTCAGCAAGCCCAGCCCCAGccccaaccccaaccccaaccccTGCAGTTCCAGTCCCCTTACGGCACCTTCGGCGTCCCCGACTACTCCCAGCCCGCGATCGGGTTCCCGCAGCCGGTCGCTCCTCCTggcgtcggcgtcggcgtcggcgtcgCCCCCTCCGCTCCAGCTTATCCTCCTTATTCCGCCGCCCCTCAGTATTACGCCCATGGCTACCAAGTCGTTCCAG GCTATGCTGGAGTTGCTGAAGGACGGCCATTAAGGTTGCGGCGTCTTCCCTGTTGTGGCCTGGGTCTTGGCTGGTTTCT GTTTATCACTGGCTTCTTTCTTGCTGCTGTTCCTTGGTACATCGGAGCATTCTTTCTCCTCTTTGTTAGAGTTGACTACCGAGAGAAGCCAGGTTTTGTTGCTTGCACTATCGCA GCTGTTGTTTTTGCAATTGCGGTTATTCTTGGGTTAACAAAAGAAACTGATGCATGGTGA
- the LOC135642752 gene encoding WRKY transcription factor 71-like has product MLSMKGATEESSSFSLSDQPRLLFVYHVSGALSMAGDQGREHYHFLFHDELSALFSQKPPGGAADPGPRGFHLQAVSPLLSFTDLLHGPAMDYDSLGRDLGLSCSAPSGVVGSGGTASRELMTGGNDNARYGCGGGATPLTPNSSVSSSSTEAAGEEDGERCKKDQLKQEDEEEEEEEQQAKDDDEGGDTSKKVNKTKKKGEKRQRQPRFAFVTKSEVDHLDDGYRWRKYGQKAVKNNPYPRSYYRCTTQKCPVKKRVERSHQDPTIVITTYEGKHNHQNPATARGSTHLIASLPTMSTSFCQELMMHQIPQLNRIDTQQGNTNPNVFLASLLPSLQQSHFPDYGLLQDIVPSLVDGSQP; this is encoded by the exons atgcttagtaTGAAGGGAGCAACGGAAGAgtcttcctctttctctctctcggaCCAACCTCGTCTCCTCTTCGTTTACCACGTCTCTGGCGCACTGTCCATGGCTGGAGATCAGGGGAGGGAGCATTACCACTTCCTGTTCCATGACGAGTTGTCGGCGCTCTTCTCCCAGAAGCCACCGGGCGGCGCAGCAGACCCTGGTCCACGCGGCTTCCACCTGCAGGCAGTGTCGCCGCTCCTGAGCTTCACCGACTTGTTGCATGGCCCGGCAATGGACTACGACTCGCTAGGTAGAGATTTGGGTTTGTCATGTTCGGCGCCGTCAGGTGTGGTTGGTTCCGGTGGGACGGCGTCGCGTGAGCTGATGACTGGTGGTAACGACAATGCTCGTTACGGGTGCGGTGGAGGTGCGACCCCGCTGACACCGAATTCTTCGGTCTCTTCATCGTCCACTGAGGCAGCAGGCGAAGAGGACGGAGAACGGTGTAAGAAGGATCAGCTGAagcaggaggatgaggaggaggaggaggaggagcaacaAGCCAAGGATGATGATGAAGGGGGCGATACGTCTAAGAAAGT GAATAAAACcaagaagaaaggagagaaaaggcAAAGGCAGCCCCGTTTCGCCTTCGTGACCAAAAGCGAGGTTGATCATCTCGACGATGGCTACCGGTGGAGGAAATATGGCCAGAAAGCAGTCAAGAACAACCCTTATCCGAG AAGCTACTATCGTTGCACGACTCAGAAGTGCCCGGTGAAGAAGAGGGTGGAGAGGTCCCATCAAGATCCCACGATCGTGATTACCACCTACGAAGGCAAACACAATCATCAGAACCCTGCAACAGCTCGAGGGAGCACACACCTGATAGCATCTCTTCCCACGATGTCGACCAGCTTCTGCCAGGAGCTCATGATGCACCAAATCCCGCAACTTAACAGGATCGACACCCAGCAAGGGAACACGAACCCTAATGTGTTCCTCGCGAGCCTACTGCCTTCGCTCCAGCAGTCTCACTTCCCCGACTACGGTCTCCTGCAGGACATCGTTCCTTCCTTGGTCGACGGCAGCCAACCATGA